A single region of the Ahaetulla prasina isolate Xishuangbanna chromosome 13, ASM2864084v1, whole genome shotgun sequence genome encodes:
- the FRMD5 gene encoding FERM domain-containing protein 5 isoform X6: MLSRLMSGSSRSLDRDYSCTVRLLDDNEYSCTIQRDAKGQFLFDLLCHHLNLLEKDYFGIRFVDPDKQRHWLEFTKSIVKQMRSQPPFTLCFRVKFYPTDPAALKEEITRYLVFLQIKRDLYHGRLLCKTSDAALLAAYILQAEIGDYDPGKHPEGYSSKFQFFPKHSEKLERKIAEIHKIELSGQTPATAELNFLRKAQTLETYGVDPHPCKDVSGNAAFLAFTPFGFVVLQGNKRVHFIKWNEVAKMKFEGKTFYLYVSQKEEKKIVLTYFAPTPEACKHLWKCGIENQAFYKLEKSSQVRTVSSSNLFFKGSRFRYSGRVAKEVMESSAKIKREPPEIHRAGLVPSRSCPSIPHGPRLSSVPRTRRRAVHISIMEGLESLRDSAHSTPVRSTSHSDAFLLHSRSGRAESNERVAIISDEVYSPSDSVLPTPVAEESLELMLLSRPVNGTPCSIEEEESEAGAPAGEAEELGRDLRALCSSGGAQAEQAMVCLQNPLRTQPAQ, encoded by the exons AGAGATGCCAAAGGCCAGTTCCTCTTTGACCTGCTGTGCCATCACTTAAACCTCCTGGAGAAGGATTACTTTGGGATCCGCTTTGTTGACCCCGACAAGCAGAGG CACTGGCTGGAATTCACAAAGTCTATTGTGAAGCAAATGCGAT CTCAGCCCCCATTCACCCTGTGCTTCCGAGTGAAGTTCTACCCCACCGACCCAGCTGCTCTGAAAGAGGAGATCACCAG GTATCTCGTCTTCTTGCAGATCAAACGAGATCTGTATCACGGGCGCCTCCTGTGCAAGACCTCGGATGCTGCTCTGCTGGCCGCCTACATCCTCCAAG CCGAAATTGGTGACTATGATCCTGGAAAACACCCCGAGGGATACAGTTCCAAGttccagtttttccccaaacactctGAGAAATTGGAGAGGAAAATTGCTGAGATCCATAAAATTGAGCTCAG TGGGCAGACCCCTGCGACGGCAGAGCTGAACTTTCTCAGGAAAGCGCAGACCTTGGAGACGTATGGAGTGGACCCACATCCCTGCAAG GACGTGTCCGGAAATGCTGCTTTTCTTGCCTTCACCCCGTTTGGATTTGTGGTCCTGCAGGGAAACAAGCGAGTTCACTTCATCAAATG GAACGAAGTGGCCAAAATGAAATTTGAAGGCAAGACGTTCTATTTATACGTAAGTCAGAAAGAG gaaaagaaaattgttCTGACCTATTTTGCTCCGACTCCTGAAGCCTGCAAGCATCTATGGAAATGTGGGATTGAAAATCAAGCCTTTTATAA GTTGGAGAAGTCCAGTCAAGTTCGCACCGTCTCCAGcagcaacttatttttcaaagggaGCCGCTTCCGATACAG TGGCCGAGTTGCCAAAGAAGTGATGGAGTCTAGTGCCAAAATTAAGAGGGAGCCTCCAGAAATACACAG ggctggactggttcccaGCCGTAGCTGCCCCTCCATCCCCCACGGACCCCGGCTCAGCAGCGTTCCCAGGACCAGGAGGAGGGCTGTCCACATCTCCATCATGGAAG GCCTCGAGTCTTTGCGGGACAGCGCTCACTCCACCCCGGTCAGGTCGACATCTCATAGCGACGCCTTCTTGCTCCACTCACGGAGCGGCAGGGCGGAGAGCAACGAGCGTGTGGCAATCATCTCAGATGAGGTCTACAGTCCATCGGACAGCGTGCTGCCCACTCCGGTGGCTGAAGAGAGCCTGGAACTGATGCTGCTGTCCCGGCCGGTTAATGGCACCCCTTGCAGCATAGAGGAAGAGGAGTCGGAAGCCGGCGCTCCAGCGGGGGAGGCAGAGGAGCTGGGAAGGGACCTCCGGGCCTTGTGCAGCAGTGGAGGAGCCCAAGCAGAACAG GCGATGGTTTGCCTGCAAAATCCGCTCCGTACTCAGCCTGCTCAATGA
- the FRMD5 gene encoding FERM domain-containing protein 5 isoform X8, with amino-acid sequence MASEAEIKRDLYHGRLLCKTSDAALLAAYILQAEIGDYDPGKHPEGYSSKFQFFPKHSEKLERKIAEIHKIELSGQTPATAELNFLRKAQTLETYGVDPHPCKPVVDMPQYPVCPFYCSSILSFMDFSTISPKPLSWNEVAKMKFEGKTFYLYVSQKEEKKIVLTYFAPTPEACKHLWKCGIENQAFYKLEKSSQVRTVSSSNLFFKGSRFRYSGRVAKEVMESSAKIKREPPEIHRAGLVPSRSCPSIPHGPRLSSVPRTRRRAVHISIMEGLESLRDSAHSTPVRSTSHSDAFLLHSRSGRAESNERVAIISDEVYSPSDSVLPTPVAEESLELMLLSRPVNGTPCSIEEEESEAGAPAGEAEELGRDLRALCSSGGAQAEQVNKFVLSVLRLLLVTVGLLLVLLLLLIILTESDLDVAFFRDIRQTPEFEQFHYQYFCPLRRWFACKIRSVLSLLNDT; translated from the exons ATGGCGTCAGAAGCAGAG ATCAAACGAGATCTGTATCACGGGCGCCTCCTGTGCAAGACCTCGGATGCTGCTCTGCTGGCCGCCTACATCCTCCAAG CCGAAATTGGTGACTATGATCCTGGAAAACACCCCGAGGGATACAGTTCCAAGttccagtttttccccaaacactctGAGAAATTGGAGAGGAAAATTGCTGAGATCCATAAAATTGAGCTCAG TGGGCAGACCCCTGCGACGGCAGAGCTGAACTTTCTCAGGAAAGCGCAGACCTTGGAGACGTATGGAGTGGACCCACATCCCTGCAAG CCCGTTGTTGATATGCCCCAGTATCCTGTTTGCCCTTTTTACTGCAGCTCCATCCTGAGCTTCATGGATTTTTCGACAATATCCCCTAAACCCCTTTCCTG GAACGAAGTGGCCAAAATGAAATTTGAAGGCAAGACGTTCTATTTATACGTAAGTCAGAAAGAG gaaaagaaaattgttCTGACCTATTTTGCTCCGACTCCTGAAGCCTGCAAGCATCTATGGAAATGTGGGATTGAAAATCAAGCCTTTTATAA GTTGGAGAAGTCCAGTCAAGTTCGCACCGTCTCCAGcagcaacttatttttcaaagggaGCCGCTTCCGATACAG TGGCCGAGTTGCCAAAGAAGTGATGGAGTCTAGTGCCAAAATTAAGAGGGAGCCTCCAGAAATACACAG ggctggactggttcccaGCCGTAGCTGCCCCTCCATCCCCCACGGACCCCGGCTCAGCAGCGTTCCCAGGACCAGGAGGAGGGCTGTCCACATCTCCATCATGGAAG GCCTCGAGTCTTTGCGGGACAGCGCTCACTCCACCCCGGTCAGGTCGACATCTCATAGCGACGCCTTCTTGCTCCACTCACGGAGCGGCAGGGCGGAGAGCAACGAGCGTGTGGCAATCATCTCAGATGAGGTCTACAGTCCATCGGACAGCGTGCTGCCCACTCCGGTGGCTGAAGAGAGCCTGGAACTGATGCTGCTGTCCCGGCCGGTTAATGGCACCCCTTGCAGCATAGAGGAAGAGGAGTCGGAAGCCGGCGCTCCAGCGGGGGAGGCAGAGGAGCTGGGAAGGGACCTCCGGGCCTTGTGCAGCAGTGGAGGAGCCCAAGCAGAACAGGTGAATAAGTTTGTTTTAAGTGTCCTCCGTCTGCTCCTTGTGACAGTCGGACTCCTCTTGGTTTTGCTCCTTCTCCTGATCATCCTTACAGAGTCTGACCTTGACGTTGCCTTTTTCCGTGATATTCGCCAGACCCCCGAGTTTGAACAATTCCATTACCAATACTTTTGTCCCCTCAGGCGATGGTTTGCCTGCAAAATCCGCTCCGTACTCAGCCTGCTCAATGATACCTGA
- the FRMD5 gene encoding FERM domain-containing protein 5 isoform X9, whose product MLDGLPEALGRCLPKWEGSDVQGSRAAELRCSTWASSSESWGPKRLHSGQLHHVLSLPSTMASLGEQLLVCCRTCPEMLLFLPSPRLDLWSCRETSEFTSSNEPVPRCVWACPCHAMQEGLRRFPLSWKCFSLACRNEVAKMKFEGKTFYLYVSQKEEKKIVLTYFAPTPEACKHLWKCGIENQAFYKLEKSSQVRTVSSSNLFFKGSRFRYSGRVAKEVMESSAKIKREPPEIHRAGLVPSRSCPSIPHGPRLSSVPRTRRRAVHISIMEGLESLRDSAHSTPVRSTSHSDAFLLHSRSGRAESNERVAIISDEVYSPSDSVLPTPVAEESLELMLLSRPVNGTPCSIEEEESEAGAPAGEAEELGRDLRALCSSGGAQAEQVNKFVLSVLRLLLVTVGLLLVLLLLLIILTESDLDVAFFRDIRQTPEFEQFHYQYFCPLRRWFACKIRSVLSLLNDT is encoded by the exons ATGCTGGATGGGCTCCCAGAAGCTCTGGGCAGGTGCCTCCCCAAGTGGGAGGGAAGCGATGTCCAGGGTTCGAGAGCTGCGGAGCTTCGGTGTTCAACCTGGGCATCCAGCTCAGAGTCCTGGGGGCCAAAGAGGCTGCACTCTGGCCAGCTCCACCACGTGCTGAGTTTGCCTTCAACCATGGCATCGCTCGGTGAGCAGCTGCTGGTCTGTTGCAGGACGTGTCCGGAAATGCTGCTTTTCTTGCCTTCACCCCGTTTGGATTTGTGGTCCTGCAGGGAAACAAGCGAGTTCACTTCATCAAATG AGCCTGTTCCACGCTGCGTGTGGGCCTGCCCTTGTCATGCGATGCAGGAGGGTTTGAGACGGTTTCCTCTTTCATGGAAGTGCTTCTCTCTCGCTTGCAGGAACGAAGTGGCCAAAATGAAATTTGAAGGCAAGACGTTCTATTTATACGTAAGTCAGAAAGAG gaaaagaaaattgttCTGACCTATTTTGCTCCGACTCCTGAAGCCTGCAAGCATCTATGGAAATGTGGGATTGAAAATCAAGCCTTTTATAA GTTGGAGAAGTCCAGTCAAGTTCGCACCGTCTCCAGcagcaacttatttttcaaagggaGCCGCTTCCGATACAG TGGCCGAGTTGCCAAAGAAGTGATGGAGTCTAGTGCCAAAATTAAGAGGGAGCCTCCAGAAATACACAG ggctggactggttcccaGCCGTAGCTGCCCCTCCATCCCCCACGGACCCCGGCTCAGCAGCGTTCCCAGGACCAGGAGGAGGGCTGTCCACATCTCCATCATGGAAG GCCTCGAGTCTTTGCGGGACAGCGCTCACTCCACCCCGGTCAGGTCGACATCTCATAGCGACGCCTTCTTGCTCCACTCACGGAGCGGCAGGGCGGAGAGCAACGAGCGTGTGGCAATCATCTCAGATGAGGTCTACAGTCCATCGGACAGCGTGCTGCCCACTCCGGTGGCTGAAGAGAGCCTGGAACTGATGCTGCTGTCCCGGCCGGTTAATGGCACCCCTTGCAGCATAGAGGAAGAGGAGTCGGAAGCCGGCGCTCCAGCGGGGGAGGCAGAGGAGCTGGGAAGGGACCTCCGGGCCTTGTGCAGCAGTGGAGGAGCCCAAGCAGAACAGGTGAATAAGTTTGTTTTAAGTGTCCTCCGTCTGCTCCTTGTGACAGTCGGACTCCTCTTGGTTTTGCTCCTTCTCCTGATCATCCTTACAGAGTCTGACCTTGACGTTGCCTTTTTCCGTGATATTCGCCAGACCCCCGAGTTTGAACAATTCCATTACCAATACTTTTGTCCCCTCAGGCGATGGTTTGCCTGCAAAATCCGCTCCGTACTCAGCCTGCTCAATGATACCTGA
- the FRMD5 gene encoding FERM domain-containing protein 5 isoform X7, with protein MLSRLMSGSSRSLDRDYSCTVRLLDDNEYSCTIQRDAKGQFLFDLLCHHLNLLEKDYFGIRFVDPDKQRHWLEFTKSIVKQMRSQPPFTLCFRVKFYPTDPAALKEEITRYLVFLQIKRDLYHGRLLCKTSDAALLAAYILQAEIGDYDPGKHPEGYSSKFQFFPKHSEKLERKIAEIHKIELSGQTPATAELNFLRKAQTLETYGVDPHPCKDVSGNAAFLAFTPFGFVVLQGNKRVHFIKWNEVAKMKFEGKTFYLYEKKIVLTYFAPTPEACKHLWKCGIENQAFYKLEKSSQVRTVSSSNLFFKGSRFRYSGRVAKEVMESSAKIKREPPEIHRAGLVPSRSCPSIPHGPRLSSVPRTRRRAVHISIMEGLESLRDSAHSTPVRSTSHSDAFLLHSRSGRAESNERVAIISDEVYSPSDSVLPTPVAEESLELMLLSRPVNGTPCSIEEEESEAGAPAGEAEELGRDLRALCSSGGAQAEQAMVCLQNPLRTQPAQ; from the exons AGAGATGCCAAAGGCCAGTTCCTCTTTGACCTGCTGTGCCATCACTTAAACCTCCTGGAGAAGGATTACTTTGGGATCCGCTTTGTTGACCCCGACAAGCAGAGG CACTGGCTGGAATTCACAAAGTCTATTGTGAAGCAAATGCGAT CTCAGCCCCCATTCACCCTGTGCTTCCGAGTGAAGTTCTACCCCACCGACCCAGCTGCTCTGAAAGAGGAGATCACCAG GTATCTCGTCTTCTTGCAGATCAAACGAGATCTGTATCACGGGCGCCTCCTGTGCAAGACCTCGGATGCTGCTCTGCTGGCCGCCTACATCCTCCAAG CCGAAATTGGTGACTATGATCCTGGAAAACACCCCGAGGGATACAGTTCCAAGttccagtttttccccaaacactctGAGAAATTGGAGAGGAAAATTGCTGAGATCCATAAAATTGAGCTCAG TGGGCAGACCCCTGCGACGGCAGAGCTGAACTTTCTCAGGAAAGCGCAGACCTTGGAGACGTATGGAGTGGACCCACATCCCTGCAAG GACGTGTCCGGAAATGCTGCTTTTCTTGCCTTCACCCCGTTTGGATTTGTGGTCCTGCAGGGAAACAAGCGAGTTCACTTCATCAAATG GAACGAAGTGGCCAAAATGAAATTTGAAGGCAAGACGTTCTATTTATAC gaaaagaaaattgttCTGACCTATTTTGCTCCGACTCCTGAAGCCTGCAAGCATCTATGGAAATGTGGGATTGAAAATCAAGCCTTTTATAA GTTGGAGAAGTCCAGTCAAGTTCGCACCGTCTCCAGcagcaacttatttttcaaagggaGCCGCTTCCGATACAG TGGCCGAGTTGCCAAAGAAGTGATGGAGTCTAGTGCCAAAATTAAGAGGGAGCCTCCAGAAATACACAG ggctggactggttcccaGCCGTAGCTGCCCCTCCATCCCCCACGGACCCCGGCTCAGCAGCGTTCCCAGGACCAGGAGGAGGGCTGTCCACATCTCCATCATGGAAG GCCTCGAGTCTTTGCGGGACAGCGCTCACTCCACCCCGGTCAGGTCGACATCTCATAGCGACGCCTTCTTGCTCCACTCACGGAGCGGCAGGGCGGAGAGCAACGAGCGTGTGGCAATCATCTCAGATGAGGTCTACAGTCCATCGGACAGCGTGCTGCCCACTCCGGTGGCTGAAGAGAGCCTGGAACTGATGCTGCTGTCCCGGCCGGTTAATGGCACCCCTTGCAGCATAGAGGAAGAGGAGTCGGAAGCCGGCGCTCCAGCGGGGGAGGCAGAGGAGCTGGGAAGGGACCTCCGGGCCTTGTGCAGCAGTGGAGGAGCCCAAGCAGAACAG GCGATGGTTTGCCTGCAAAATCCGCTCCGTACTCAGCCTGCTCAATGA
- the FRMD5 gene encoding FERM domain-containing protein 5 isoform X12: protein MEWTHIPARNEVAKMKFEGKTFYLYVSQKEEKKIVLTYFAPTPEACKHLWKCGIENQAFYKLEKSSQVRTVSSSNLFFKGSRFRYSGRVAKEVMESSAKIKREPPEIHRAGLVPSRSCPSIPHGPRLSSVPRTRRRAVHISIMEGLESLRDSAHSTPVRSTSHSDAFLLHSRSGRAESNERVAIISDEVYSPSDSVLPTPVAEESLELMLLSRPVNGTPCSIEEEESEAGAPAGEAEELGRDLRALCSSGGAQAEQVNKFVLSVLRLLLVTVGLLLVLLLLLIILTESDLDVAFFRDIRQTPEFEQFHYQYFCPLRRWFACKIRSVLSLLNDT, encoded by the exons ATGGAGTGGACCCACATCCCTGCAAG GAACGAAGTGGCCAAAATGAAATTTGAAGGCAAGACGTTCTATTTATACGTAAGTCAGAAAGAG gaaaagaaaattgttCTGACCTATTTTGCTCCGACTCCTGAAGCCTGCAAGCATCTATGGAAATGTGGGATTGAAAATCAAGCCTTTTATAA GTTGGAGAAGTCCAGTCAAGTTCGCACCGTCTCCAGcagcaacttatttttcaaagggaGCCGCTTCCGATACAG TGGCCGAGTTGCCAAAGAAGTGATGGAGTCTAGTGCCAAAATTAAGAGGGAGCCTCCAGAAATACACAG ggctggactggttcccaGCCGTAGCTGCCCCTCCATCCCCCACGGACCCCGGCTCAGCAGCGTTCCCAGGACCAGGAGGAGGGCTGTCCACATCTCCATCATGGAAG GCCTCGAGTCTTTGCGGGACAGCGCTCACTCCACCCCGGTCAGGTCGACATCTCATAGCGACGCCTTCTTGCTCCACTCACGGAGCGGCAGGGCGGAGAGCAACGAGCGTGTGGCAATCATCTCAGATGAGGTCTACAGTCCATCGGACAGCGTGCTGCCCACTCCGGTGGCTGAAGAGAGCCTGGAACTGATGCTGCTGTCCCGGCCGGTTAATGGCACCCCTTGCAGCATAGAGGAAGAGGAGTCGGAAGCCGGCGCTCCAGCGGGGGAGGCAGAGGAGCTGGGAAGGGACCTCCGGGCCTTGTGCAGCAGTGGAGGAGCCCAAGCAGAACAGGTGAATAAGTTTGTTTTAAGTGTCCTCCGTCTGCTCCTTGTGACAGTCGGACTCCTCTTGGTTTTGCTCCTTCTCCTGATCATCCTTACAGAGTCTGACCTTGACGTTGCCTTTTTCCGTGATATTCGCCAGACCCCCGAGTTTGAACAATTCCATTACCAATACTTTTGTCCCCTCAGGCGATGGTTTGCCTGCAAAATCCGCTCCGTACTCAGCCTGCTCAATGATACCTGA